TATTCAAGCCTTTACCAAACGAGTTCaaacaatgctgattaagccgatcactgccagataaatatctctgtatttcacagtgtacagagtttttaaatctcttatCGGGGGGCGACATTCCCGCGCTACTTGTTTGGCCGTTAattgtgtggctcttctagactttccaaatgttataagaccaaatggatcaaattctgaaaCATGTAATTTTGCggggggttgtgtgacgctcaaaacaatttatccacagTTTTACAGCCTCAACAGTAGGTTATGGCCAGTGCTGTATCCTGATGGGCCGGTAGATTGTCAAAACATATCCGTTTTTActggccctctctgtgtgtctgtcacacATTGCCTGTGTCAGGCAATCTCTGCTGACCtccccctttactctcactgccagaagggggagacaaaagtcctgcattccAGCTTTAAGTAAATGTTTTCCCCATATAGTCAAATTTCCATCACATCAAGCTCTGGAAGGTCTGGAGACATTTGTAGACAGAATTTGGCTtcagacaacagaaacaaaacctGACACACTAGATGGTTCGTTACAtaaaaccatctgagaagtcgtcctcgGAAACGGCagacactttcaaaaaatacttggcaggtgattggatgaaccatccaTCTATCAAGCCTACTCCACGCTTGTATCTGCCAGTAGTTCCTCGTAGGACACCGATTGGTCCAAACCATTGTTGGTTCGACCACAAGCACATAACTCGAAGCCTGACAATATGGATTCTTGTATGATCTCGTGAATCCGGCTACTTCGCAAGATAAGCAGAGACAACCCTTAATTAACGTTTAGACTCACATCCAGCTGAACAGCTTCCTCAGGATTAACAAAGGGCTCATTATTCAGATTTGTTGTACAGGTTTTTCCCAGACCTCTGTGAACTTGTCAGTATGGATGTCTGACTGTGCAGCATTAGGTGTGTACATGTGTTAACATGCTGCACGTTGCTCCCCGGTCACTCCTGGGCTCCTTCTCTAAAACCTGGAACTGAATAGTTTAACTCCAAAACGTTGACAGATGATTATAAGCAACCATCTTTTATCGCTGTCTCACTTCAGTCTGTTTTTAAGAAGTTCAGTTGAAAATGTGTCCTGCTTCTGAAGGACATAACAAGGGCACATTTAAGATATGAATTCCCAAATGGTGTAAATATAATTGTGATTCCTGATGTGTATATCACTGTGGCATCTTATGATGATTTAGAATGTGAAGTATCccatgttctgtttttattttatcactgaCTACTTTCAAACCATTTCCAACACTGTAAAGGCCTCACTAATCATCCAGttgttaaaggtgcagtttaCAAGCCGAGATACCGCTGAATTTACCAATGTTTCATGAATTTAAGGGTATCTGTAAATATCATAATGTACTGGTGCTGTATATTCCCCTCAAAGTTTTGGATTTCAGTTGGAAGCTGAAGTCTGCAGTTTGTCCTCCAGAGGAATTTGGCCAGTTTGTTGACTAGTGGTTAACAAAAAGATACAATCTAACAAGGTTAAAACACCCAAATAAATATTCCGCTTCCTTTGACAAACTGCAGAACTAATATTTGTGCTACAAGTTACCGACATGGTGTATTcagctgtctggctgcaggACCAAATTCAACACAATCCAGCACCAAGGCCTCTCTGTCTTCAGGACCAAAACCACTAAAGTAAACATGACCAGCTGCTAGtgtggagttttgttttttttttgttttttttttacaaagacaaAGTATGAAAACTTCAGAAACAACCTCAGACGTGCAGTTAGTGCAGCGCTTTTGCTGAAAAGACCCATCGCCTTCTGCTCAAAACGACGAGACTTCCTGTTAAATGCAACACTTCCTTAAAATCACTGAACACCTCTGCCACGCTGAATGTGACAGATATAACTTGGAGTACGATCAGTGTCAGTGAATGCTTTTTTGTTATCAGTACAGTATTGGTTATTTCACGCCTGATTGATCAAAAGTATCAAGTTTATCAACATTTTGAATAAAGTCTGAATCAAGACTAACGTTGCCTCCTCGTTTTTGTTTCCAGGTTTATTTTGAGTTGATCCCActcacactgtcctgctgccgtACTCACAAACCAAGTGTGTATTactccgcagctgaaaatagtccccagcAAATACACTATTTACTCCTATTTGAGTAGTATTTTCTAAAAACTAGTGTCCAGCTGTTATaggaaagtcttttttttttaaattaaactatatttGTGGCTGGTTAAGGTTTCAGTAAAAAGTAATGAGTTTGGAAATAGAGAATTTGTCATTCTCATGTATTTCATCGTAATTTCCAGCAAATTATCACACTACCGGATTACAAACTGTAGCATCACTTTCATACACAGTTTCAAGTTTGCGACATCATCACATCCTTTCTCGAAGTGGGGGAAACTTCCAGAGAACAGAAATGTCATGTAACCACAACTTTACTGCAGCATAAGGAGGTTTGTTGATggcaagaaaaatatagaacaacaaatttacctttttaaatttcatgttttaacCAAACTGATAAAACAGAATTAACCAGTGTGGCTTTTATTTCTTATGTGACACatggaacaaaaacatttggcaccatacttttatttttgcacaTGAAATAGTGTCATTTCACAGCTGAGCACTGCTGCATGTGATAGTTTTTAagaaagctctctctctctctctgctaaaATGACATTCATTGATCCTTACAGGTGGATTAGatacagacagtgtgtgtgtgtggctctaCTGCAGGGAAAAACAAATACGTATTGTGGTCACAGAGTGTTAACTTATGCAAACTACATTTGATCATATGAGTATGAGCTGTAACATACAAAACATCACTGGTCACATTTTTTTAGGATCTCTAAGACTGAATAATGAGCAGTaacttaaaataacataaaaggATTAGTTGTAACATCACTGTTTCAACTGTTACCTTGAACTTGATTAGTTAATTGCTAATTGATTAGTTAATCATCAAATTGGGCTGCACAGTGTGTCCCCATTATCTCTAAATTCATCTATTTCTGCACAAATTAGATTCTGTTGTTGCAAAAAATTTCTTTCCTTCACAAGAAACAAATTCAAATGTTAagataacaaaaaataaatagaataacatAATTGGGAAAAAGCTAAGCTAGATATTGGTTATTAGTTGgatattttactgtttcagtatgtgttgtatgtatgaaaaataacacGACTTCTTTAAACGTATGACCAGAAACACAGACTACATTCATATTAACAGCTCTACATCACTGTGCTTGTAGTGTGTCTAAATATTGCAGTTACGGACAGCATCCATGGAGGCTGGAgtccaaatgtttttgtttacctACACAAATCAAACATGTCAGACCTTTTAATGCTCGTAATAAATAAGTGCATCACGTGTTGTTGGCACGGACGTTGGTGACTGCAGCTGTCGAGGTAGCGATGGATAATTAAAGCTGAACTGAAGGACGCAAATCTTCTCATCCAGTCATTCAGTGAATCATGTAGGTAGAGTTTGTctaaagaaaaggagaagagaaggaacagagaaaatgaatgatCACCGTTCTACACATCCATCACGGATCTAAAAATAGTTAACAGGGTGGGGTGAGCCGAGATAATTATAGTCATTGTGGAGAAACTCTCCTGTTTAGATTTCTCCTCCAGGAGTTTcattttccctccctctctctgtctcgctgcCTCGGGCGTTATTGTCATACGACAGCTGATACTTGACGCCTCATCTTGTAATCTTCTGTTACAGAGTTACAGAGAGGTTCGCTTTCACTCACTAACGACGCCATCCAGCACAGacacaatcacacaaaacaGACACTTGTTACACATGTTCTCAGGGTTTAAATACGCTTCACTTGTCCTCAACAAACTCTAAATAATttatggaaagagagagaaagatgagttTCTGCGCAGATGTTTCATAGCTacagaaaacatatttcagGCCCTTTAACGCTAGCAGGTGTAGAAATGATGTagatttgagtgtgtgtattcataCCTGTGTGATCAGAGTGTATTTACGCATTTCACAGAGTTGCGATCGCTGGTCTTGGCCTGGAGGGGGATCACGGTTTGGGCTTGGAGGCAGTACTTCGCCTTGTGCTTCAGTTTGTCCAGAATCAGCTTTTTGGAGCGGCAATCCATGTCAAACACCACCTGAAGGAGAGAGGCAGGATATTTAGAAATACTGAGATCATGAGTCCAAATCCTCCTGCACACTAAaaggaaagattttttttctcatatttcatTTACTCAACTGTTtattatttcccaaaatgcagGTCTCAAAGGTCTCAAATCCTTTTTTAGAAAGCCAGCAATAATGCCGGTGGCGGGAAACTctgatgtatttgtttgttggtttaaaAGGACTAACATTTAAATCTGTTGAACCTTCACTGGAATCCCATTGAGTGTAAATTCCCAGAAAAATAACGAGGACATGACCTCACCAGCAGCTATGACTCTGAGGAATCAACAGTGAGGCTGCACAGGAAATGTTTCGTGCAGCTGTACACGTTAAAGAACCCTTACGTAACATATTGTGCAATCTGATGGAAAATTgaggagacaaaaaaaggaTTATACATCAAAAAGTATTAgttgttattctgtctttaCGTCGtccttgttcttctttttttttgctgttcttgtttttgtttttgttgctattctggttgttcttcttcttcttgctcttcctcttccgcctcctcttcttcttcctcttctgtttcgtAACAGTAGTTGTGGTAGTTTAAAGGTGATTTCTCTCTGGTGCATACATCGATGTGATCACTTTGATGTGAACTCATGTTTCTCATGGGCCTCCAGGAAAAATCTGTTACTGTGATGGCAATTCTTAGTTGATggctgatcaacagaaaattaatcattaactgtttttataatcgattaattgtttaaatctctgattccagcttctccaatgtgatcatttgctgttttttttctgttttaaataattATACTTCAACCTTCAactaaatgtttgtgtgttggactgttgatcagacataATGAGACATTTGAGGGCATCACTTTGGACTCtgggaaatgttttttctgacattttatagactgaaggtataatcaattcatcataaAAACTATtgacaaataaatcaacaataaaaataatcattggtGTCATTTACAGGTCCATCATTTCCTAGTAAAGTTTTCTGGAGAGAACGATGTAACTGCAGGGGAAGCAGGGATGTTGTTGATAGAAAAGCTCAACTGAAACTCaaataaatatgaattcatTTATTATCAGAAACTTAATTCTTTATATATGTTGAACTGAATGCTCCCCTGTGgacaaatattacatttttgcatgttcagctgacctgctgtgcaCTGACTAAAGGTCTCTCCGTGTTGCACCAGCAATTATTGGGAATGAATTAACTGTAAGTGCACCAATTGAACCACTGATTGAATCTCTACTATATTCATAATTTCAAAgattattgcagcttttatctGTCGCATGTTCACACAATATGTGCATGAACATGCAGTGAAATGTAGGATGGCGTAATCTTGAGGCTCAGGTGCAATAAAGAATGATAACTAGAATTAGAGAATGTGAATGAAAGTATTAAAAAGTGTAAATTGGCCTgctctgtgcaaattttcagtatataaaaatgcaaaatgcgCATGTTACATCTGAAATTGCAAgctaattaaataaaacacactcgAGTGCAGATTATATTACCAAACAGTATTACATACTGTAGATCTTTAGGAAATTATGAGCTCGTTAAATAGTCGTTAACCAAACAGAACAGTAAGCAGATCAGCAGGTCAGGAGTGATTCTTGTACCTCTTCTCCTCTGGTATCTATGAGGTAGATTTTGTAGTGCAGACAGCTGTGTATCTTCCGGACGAGCAGCCGTTGGGGCTTCGCGCGGACCACAATGCCTAGCTCTGTGACGTTCAGCTTCAGCACAGGTGGACTGATTTTGGCTGCAAAGATAATCGATGAGTTTagtatattttcaaaataatggAGCGTAAAATGAAAGTCGTGACAGAGAGATAAAATATAAAGGCAAAGATTGGAAGCAGAGgtgttttttcttgttatgGTCTTGAAAAAGGAAGTTGAACTTTATAGTTTTTAtcgcagaagaagagaaaacagtgttgtgttgtgtaagTGCACAACCTGCACTTCAGTTACAGTTTTAACAAGCTACTGTTTCAGTCGATTCTTAAACCAGAAatcttgtctttgtttttactgttacttTTCCTAAAGTCAAATATTTTAGTGCTTTTCTATTACTGGTCCTTCTCAATAAAGAACTGGTTTTAACAGTGTGCATTTCAGGTTGTGCAGTCTGCATCGTagacaaagagaagaggatGCAGACGAGGAGGAAGTGTGGAAATACTCACTGGCCCAGCGGGGGCTGAATCTGGGCGAGAGGGCCCAGGCTGATTTGCTGGAGGGCAGGGAGGAGGCGTGCACTCTGGCGTAGTACCACTCTCTCGGGTCAGAGGTCACGCTGCTGAGGTCACACTGGTGCTTCTGGATCCCCTGACAGCCGTCTACATCCAGCCACTGAGGCTCGCCGTAACTGAGGAGGAGACACAGTGTAGTTTTATCTTAAATCAAGTCAAGTcgattttatttgtacagcccaatatcacaaatcacaaatttgcctcagggggctttacagtctatacagcaacacaacatcctctatctTTCACAGGAACCAAGGAGTATGTATATGAAACCTCTGCCAGGTTTAACCTTCTCTTTAAACAAGATATGATTTACTGCAGGAGAGAAATTATTCCTTTGAAGAAAGAATTgccaaaagcaaaaagaaaatatcactTTACTGGCAAATTAGcttttagatttagattttaggACTCAATAATATCCTTAATGACTGGTTAAGGtaaatattttttcagcaaTAACACAGCGTGAAGCAAGATAACCTTTTATAATCAAAAgctttcatcttttgttttattatcgtTCATGTTCGGGTGAGAAAAAGTGTCTCTGGCTGCTGTTAAATGCagatctatgtgtgtgtgtgtgtgttcatgcctCACATCTTCCACTGGACGTAGTACTGCAGTGAGGTGGTGTTAGCAGGCGGAGTCCAGTGCAGAACGTTTTTATAGTCCACAGAGTCAAATCTCACCTGGGCAGGAGGAGTGAGCATCTCTGGAACTGAAGAGGTTATTGATTACTTATCGATTTATGACTAGAActtatatgtataaaatatagcTCCTTTGGTTGATTAGTAGCATTGTAATGTTGTTTATATCGCAGCCCAAAGTGCTTTGCAATCAGGACAGtacaaataaacagcagaatgacatttaaaacacatttaaccatttaaaaataattttaaacctgcttaaaggacaagttcGCAATTTTTcaactgtcttaaaacaatagtctggTGCCAAAATGGAAACTgtatcatgtttttcttgccgtaatcattcctcctgttcatactgaccattagaagatcccttcataatgcacttacaatgtcattaaagtgaggaaaacctctttgagtgttcatttgggcacctgactgttgttttaagacttgaaaaactgtgaacttatcctttaacagTAATGTATATGCCACCCAATCAACAGCACCATCACAATACAACAGCACCATCTATGTGTAATAAGGATAAATCCCAGCTAATGTGGATTCTGTTGCACTGGTCCATGTACTGGAACTATGAAACCCTCTGCGTTCATAttgagaagaaaacagaaaacatgtccTCAGTCTTTGAGTGAGTCTGGAAGAATCTGTTGAAACGATCTATAGGAAGATGCGTGAGCTTGTCTTTAAAGGCTATAAAggctgttttattttgcttctGTGATTTCAGCACAGTGAGTGTTGATatactaaaacaaaaaagagaagagaaatgaCTTTCCTCACAATTGTTTTTCAGAAATTAAACAATCGGTTTAGTCAGAACCTTTTCCTTTCTTAGGAAGACTCGTCTGCAGCCTCGTCAGTGTGTATCACTGTTTCTGGAACATACGCCAGAGCACGTTACTCActcacattactgtaatgttgtTTCTTGAACACACGCGTCACTCTGTCCTCGACTGTGCCTGAAGTGACCACAAGTtctactttttttctcttttctattaGAGACTGATAATTAATGATATATGgcacatttttaataatgtctTAGAATaattggtaacactttactttaagtccccctatttatcatttataagcagtaaataaacagttaatagtttataacacactataatgtagttgtaagcagataaaagtgtttattaatgtggaGGCTAGTgaataaacagataatgaatgataataaaaacacaacagttataataatataaaatatgtcctcATAGTAGAAGTTATAAACAAAAAGTTATAAACACTCAAAAATGTCCTATaagcttataactacattatagtgtgatataaaccatttatttatgtttctatACTCCTTATAAATACTAAATAGAGGGGCTTAATGTTACTGAATCATTTAGAGACAAAGAATTTACTGTTTGTTGCACAAAACGCTTAGAAAATCTAACACCGTCTGTGATTTACTGAAACTTAATTTACTGTTTAATAGTCGTATTCTGTTGCTTttcatgtttgctttttattaaTGTCTATCTTAAATGTAACACATCATGACATAATGCCTCAGTAAATAATGCAAGATATTTAATTAAGGTGGGTGATCACAAGTGAGaagaatttattatttataagaGCCAATAAAtttaaagtctgttaaatgtcaGAATTTCCTTTCAGCTCAGTTTCAttgtcataaaataaacattaaaacataaacagtgGACTGATGTGTGAAGATCAAATCAGTCAGTCAATAACAAAACTAATCTACACGTGATGAAACACAAATAGAAACAGATCAAAGATTACCTTGCGCTGTGACACAGACACGCAGGTTTCCCAGCAGCACAGCTCCGAGCAGCAGACGGGTCATTGCGATGATGCTGTTGGTAGACGACGGGCAGGcgaacacacgcacacaacgAGCAGCACAGGACTGATGCATGCTGGCAGCAGCAATGCCGCctttaaaatgcaaaacttCCTCTTTTAAACTACGATGCATGGATGCTTTTATGGTATTTCTGACACACCATGACATTGCAGTCTTACATGACTTTGACATATTATATTTTTCCTTCGTTCCTTCCTTTACAGAAGTACATCTATGTGCCATTTACACGTGACACGTTTCATTACATCCACTGACCAATGTTCCAACCCTATCTGTAGCAGGACGTGCATAATCATCACTCATCATTTGATAGTATGTTGTTACATGCACTCTAAGCCTGGTACACCTGACGATACGTTCACTGACTAAACAGTGAGTCTCTGAACgagtgtttgtttctgttctgtttttatggTATAAATATGCCATAGGTATGCCACATAATGACACAAATTCACTCACAAGttagaaaaatgtgaatgttttgtgtttttcaaacgTATTCTCTCATAAACCGACTTAATATAAACAACATTATCTAGAACATGatctgcattttcttttttcatgcaTATTTCTCAGGAGTTTGTGTTGTGCAAATTAAAATTTCCTCAGTAAACCTGAGACTGTTGACTGTTTGCTTGATAAACATCAgtttttgtgtgttctgtgaTGATTTATGTCAGTCAACAGAACCATTTTTGAGTTTCGGAGAATTTATTACACCTGTTTTCTTGGCAGTTTCCTGCTTCAGGTGGACACACTGTTACACGTGTTTCTTACTGGAATGAGTGATAACTATCTGCTGTCCAAACATTTTTCCTGTAAACACTACTGTGTTGCATAATGAACGCTCCTTCTCAGCAGCGTAACATTGTTAATGTGtacgtgagagagagagcaggagcgATATCTTATCTGCAAGCACTTCATGTTTCCATgtgttaattattaattatattgttAAAACTTAGTGggtttattaatatttacagtacTGATATTACATTGTCATTGTTATATATGTCCTTTTTCAACAACACGGATACATTTGGTTCTATTCTTGTCCATCACATTAATGCAGTGCCAGTAAAACTTTTACATCCTTGTCCTACAGACTTGTGTGACTTTTGGCCACCCAGAGGACTGTACCACTCTataatgtcagtgtgtgtgtgtttacattcacaCTAGTATCCCCGTCTTTAAACCTTAACCTGGTTTTGATCAAAATCAGGAAAAGGTGTTTACAtggaacatgagaaacctgtttattcattttcctGTTCACATGATTCTGACAGTATCCAGATTTCTAATCAACTGTTTGCAGATGTGTCTTGATTTCTCACCATATCAGCCATTTTGTTCTGTACCAAGAACGTTCAGAAACCTCAATCAGATGTTTACGTACAACAGTATCCGGGTTTCTATTGGAGTAATCCAGGTTTTTCAAAACCAGGATAATGTCTTATTCAGGTTTCTGAAACCCAgagactgtgtttacatgtgcaaaacATAACCAGAGTACTCTAAAAACCCGATTATAACCAGAAtactagtgtgcatgtaaacacgcTCATTGATTCCCAACCAGAGGTATTTGTACCCCAGCAGGTACTTATGCAGTTACCAGGAGGTACATGAAAAGACTGAGGAGTAGTCTCAACTAATTTGCAAAGTCAGAtattacagttttattaaaaACTATATGTTGTTCAACTTTAACACCTGAACACTAGGTGCTGAGATTGGGAGTGTGTTAAAACTCATGCAAGCAGAAGTCTGTagagttagctaaaagtaatggataaagaCTTGATATATATACCTACCTAAACTGcataaatggttaaaatagcaaaaagtaatggataaatggttgaaatagttGTCTAAAAGTAATAGATAAATGGTGAAAAAGCTAGTGGTGGAGAAGTGGTTAGTCACTGACGTTAATCAAAtggttagctaaaagtaatggataaatgtTAAGCTAAAAttagttaaaaacaacagtggaaacaagttaaacagttgaaatagaCAGCAAAGAAGTAGCAAATAAATGGTAAGCTCAAAGTAGAGATAACTTATTGAAATAGTTGGCTAAAAGTAATAAGTAAATGGTGAAAAAGCTAGTGGTGGAGAAGTGGTTAGTCACTGACGTTAATTAAAtggttagctaaaagtaatggataaatgtTAAGCtaaaaaaatagttaaaaacaacagtggAAACAAGTTAAACAGTTTAAATATAGATAGCTAAAAGTAGCATATAAATTATAAGCTAAAAGTGGTTGAATAACGACAATTGAAACAAGTTAAACAATTGAAATTGACAGCAAAGAAATAGCAAAGAAAATGATAAGCTAAAAGTAGTGGATAATGGTTGAAAGACCTAAAAGTGATGGAAGCTACAAGAAGTGATTAACACTTGAAATAAGTTAgataaaagtaatggataaatggttgaaatagctTAAATGGATAAA
This genomic interval from Thunnus thynnus chromosome 14, fThuThy2.1, whole genome shotgun sequence contains the following:
- the il22ra2 gene encoding interleukin-22 receptor subunit alpha-2 — translated: MAHRCTSVKEGTKEKYNMSKSCKTAMSWCVRNTIKASMHRSLKEEVLHFKGGIAAASMHQSCAARCVRVFACPSSTNSIIAMTRLLLGAVLLGNLRVCVTAQVPEMLTPPAQVRFDSVDYKNVLHWTPPANTTSLQYYVQWKIYGEPQWLDVDGCQGIQKHQCDLSSVTSDPREWYYARVHASSLPSSKSAWALSPRFSPRWATKISPPVLKLNVTELGIVVRAKPQRLLVRKIHSCLHYKIYLIDTRGEEVVFDMDCRSKKLILDKLKHKAKYCLQAQTVIPLQAKTSDRNSVKCVNTL